The following proteins are encoded in a genomic region of Camarhynchus parvulus chromosome 4A, STF_HiC, whole genome shotgun sequence:
- the SLITRK4 gene encoding SLIT and NTRK-like protein 4, with the protein MILWLFLVLSSPVSSTTADADISVEICNVCSCVSVENVLYVNCEKVAVYRPNQLKPPWSNFYHLNFQNNLLIILYPNSFLNFTHAVSLQLGNNKLQNIEGGAFMGLSALKQLHLNNNELKILRADTFLGIENLEYLQADYNLIKFIERGAFNKLHKLKVLILNDNLISFLPDNIFRFASLTHLDIRGNRIQKLPYIGVLEHIGRIVELQLEDNPWNCTCDLLPLKAWLENMPYNIYIGEAICETPSDLYGRLLKETNKQELCSMGTGSDFDVRILPPSQLEPGYSTPNGHTTQTSVHRLVTKAPKTTNPSKISGIVAGKALSSRNLSQIVSYQTRVPPLTPCPLPCVCKTHPSDLGLSVNCQERNIESMAELVPKPLNAKKLHVNGNYIKDVDTTDFADFEGLDLLHLGSNRISVIKGDVFRNLTNLRRLYLNGNQIERLSPEMFAGLHNLQYLYLEYNVIKEILAGTFDLMPNLQLLYLNNNLLRSLPAYIFAGAPLARLNLRNNHFMYLPVSGVLDQLKSLTQIDLEGNPWDCTCDLVALKLWLEKLNDGIVVKELKCETPVQFANIELKSLKNEILCPKLLNKPSALFTSPMPAVIFTTPPGPVRSPPGGPVPLSILILSILVVLILTVFVAFCLLVFVLRRNKKPTIKHEGIGNQECSSMQLQLRKHDHKSNKKDGLGAEAFIPQTIEQMSKSHTCGLKESETGFTFADPPGQKVILRNMNDKEKDLLHVDSRKRLSTIDELDELFPGRDSNVFIQNFLESKKEYNSIGVSGFEIRYPEKLQDKKAKKSLIGGNHSKIVVEQRKSEYFELKAKLQGSPDYLQVLEEQTALNKI; encoded by the coding sequence ATGATTCTGTGGCTCTTTCTGGTTCTGTCATCTCCAGTTTCTTCTACAACTGCAGATGCTGATATATCTGTGGAAATTTGCAATGTTTGCTCCTGTGTGTCAGTTGAGAATGTACTCTATGTCAACTGTGAGAAGGTCGCAGTCTACAGACCAAATCAGCTTAAACCACCATGGTCTAATTTTTACCACCTCAACTTTCAAAACAACCTGCTAATTATTCTATATCCAAATTCCTTTCTTAATTTTACACATGCAGTGTCCTTGCAACTGGGTAATAATAAGTTACAGAACATTGAGGGAGGGGCCTTTATGGGTCTTAGTGCATTAAAACAGTTGCACTTGAACAACAATGAATTAAAGATTCTCCGGGCTGACACTTTCCTTGGCATAGAGAACTTGGAGTATCTCCAAGCTGACTACAATTTAATCAAGTTTATTGAACGGGGAGCCTTCAATAAGCTTCACAAGCTGAAAGTCCTGATACTTAATGACAATCTGATTTCATTCCTTCCCGATAATATTTTTCGATTTGCTTCTCTAACCCATCTGGATATACGAGGGAATCGAATACAGAAGCTGCCATACATTGGAGTTCTGGAACACATCGGGCGAATTGTTGAACTGCAGCTGGAAGACAACCCCTGGAATTGTACTTGTGATTTGTTGCCTTTGAAAGCGTGGCTGGAGAACATGCCCTATAACATCTACATTGGAGAGGCTATCTGTGAAACACCCAGTGACTTGTATGGAAGGCTGCTGAAAGAGACCAAtaagcaggagctgtgctccatggggacagggagtgaTTTTGACGTGCGCATCCTGCCTCCCTCGCAGCTGGAGCCCGGCTACAGCACGCCCAACGGCCACACCACTCAAACATCAGTGCACAGATTAGTCACAAAGGCACCAAAGACTACAAATCCTTCGAAGATCTCGGGGATAGTAGCAGGCAAAGCACTGTCCAGTCGCAATCTCAGTCAGATCGTATCTTACCAGACCAGGGTGCCTCCTTTAACTCCTTGTCCGCTCCCTTGTGTTTGCAAAACTCATCCTTCAGACTTGGGATTAAGTGTAAATTGCCAAGAAAGAAATATAGAATCGATGGCTGAACTCGTACCCAAACCTTTAAATGCCAAGAAACTGCATGTAAATGGCAATTATATTAAGGATGTGGATACTACAGATTTCGCTGACTTTGAGGGGCTGGATTTGCTACATTTAGGCAGCAATCGGATTTCAGTGATCAAAGGAGATGTTTTCCGCAACCTTACAAATTTACGGAGATTGTACCTCAATGGCAATCAGATAGAGCGTCTGAGCCCAGAGATGTTTGCTGGCCTCCACAATTTGCAATATCTGTATTTGGAATACAATGTTATCAAAGAAATCCTAGCAGGCACCTTTGACTTAATGCCAAATTTGCAGTTGCTCTACCTGAACAACAATCTTCTGCGAAGCTTGCCAGCGTATATTTTTGCTGGTGCACCACTTGCTAGACTGAATCTGAGGAACAATCACTTCATGTATTTACCTGTAAGTGGTGTTCTTGATCAGCTAAAGTCTCTTACACAAATAGATTTGGAAGGTAATCCGTGGGACTGCACTTGTGATTTAGTTGCTTTAAAACTGTGGCTTGAGAAGCTAAATGACGGTATTGTGGTGAAGGAATTGAAATGTGAGACACCTGTGCAGTTTGCTAACATAGAACTTAAGTCTCTGAAAAATGAGATTCTCTGTCCTAAACTTTTAAACAAGCCATCTGCTCTGTTCACTAGTCCCATGCCTGCTGTTATTTTTACAACACCCCCGGGACCAGTCCGGAGTCCTCCTGGTGGCCCAGTTCCATTGTCCATCCTAATCCTGAGCATACTGGTTGTGCTGATTTTAACAgtgtttgttgctttttgtcTTCTTGTTTTTGTGCTTCGGcgcaacaaaaaaccaaccataaAGCATGAAGGGATTGGAAACCAAGAGTGCAGTTCTATGCAACTGCAGCTAAGAAAGCACGATCACAAGTCAAACAAAAAAGATGGACTGGGTGCAGAGGCCTTCATTCCTCAAACCATTGAGCAGATGAGCAAAAGTCATACCTGTGGCTTGAAAGAGTCTGAAACAGGCTTCACGTTTGCTGACCCACCAGGGCAAAAAGTCATTCTGAGAAACATGAATGACAAGGAGAAAGATTTGTTGCATGTGGATTCCAGAAAAAGACTTAGCACAATCGATGAACTGGATGAGTTATTCCCTGGAAGGGATTCCAAtgtatttattcaaaattttcttGAAAGTAAAAAGGAATACAACAGCATAGGGGTCAGTGGCTTTGAAATACGTTACCCAGAGAAACTGCAAGacaaaaaagccaagaaatCTCTAATAGGTGGTAATCATAGTAAAATTGTAGtagaacaaagaaaaagtgAATATTTTGAACTAAAAGCTAAACTTCAAGGTTCACCTGACTACCTACAAGTCCTTGAAGAACAAACAGCTTTGAATAAAATATAG